One window of Populus nigra chromosome 5, ddPopNigr1.1, whole genome shotgun sequence genomic DNA carries:
- the LOC133695370 gene encoding peptidyl-prolyl cis-trans isomerase CYP59-like isoform X1 encodes MSVLIVTSLGDIVVDLYADKCPLTCKNFLKLCKIKYYNGCLFHTVQKDFTAQTGDPTGTGAGGDSVYKFLYGDQARFFGDEIHLDLKHSKMGTVAMASAGENLNASQFYFTLRDDLDYLDGKHTVFGEIAEGLETLTRINEAYVDEKNRPFKNIRIKHAYILDDPFDDPSQLAELIPEASPEGKPKDEVDGDVRLEDDWVPMDEQLGTAELEEVLRAKEAHSSAVVLESIGDIPEAETKPPDNVLFVCKLNPVTEDEDLHTIFSRFGTVISADIIRDYKTGDSLCYAFIEFETKEACELAYFKMDNALIDDRRIHVDFSQSVAKLWSQYRRKDNQPGKAGRGCFKCGALDHMAKDCTGDPANKHQPSKYILKDDNMQRGGDNNSRYEMVFDGDTPESPRQGKRHGHRDPDYQIDREKKDGKERYRQSDRDRGHRQDTPDYQIDREKKEGKERYRQSDRDRGHRQDTRYPESKGGSRYPEERLDKEKYMDRRKDRDDRDYRKRSSDSQRDYDSHKDHRDYRKRTSDSHRDHDGHKGNRDEREHRRRSAENDDDPEYDRDRRNRDDKRSRALR; translated from the exons atgtCAGTGCTTATAGTTACAAGTTTAGGTGACATAGTGGTGGATTTATACGCTGACAAGTGCCCGTTAACCTGCAAAAACTTCTTGAAACTTTGCAA GATTAAGTATTATAATGGTTGCCTATTTCACACAGTCCAGAAGGATTTTACTGCACAGACTGGTGACCCTACTGGTACTGGAGCTGGTGGCGATTCGGTCTATAA ATTTCTATATGGCGATCAGGCTCGATTTTTTGGCGatgaaattcatcttgattTGAAACATTCAAAGATGGGAACTGTTGCAATGGCTAGTGCTGGAGAAAATTTGAATGCTTCTCAG TTCTATTTCACTCTGCGTGATGATCTGGACTATCTTGATGGGAAGCACACT GTATTTGGAGAGATAGCAGAAGGGCTTGAAACTTTAACGAGGATAAATGAAGCTTATGTGGATGAAAAGAATAgaccttttaaaaatatcag AATCAAACACGCATATATACTTGATGATCCTTTTGATGATCCTTCCCAACTGGCAGAATTGATCCCTGAAGCTTCTCCAGAAGGAAAACCAAAGGATGAG GTTGACGGTGACGTGCGGCTCGAAGATGATTGGGTGCCCATGGATGAACAATTAGGCACAGCAGAGCTAGAAGAGGTTCTTCGGGCAAAGGAAGCACATTCTAGTGCAGTTGTGCTTGAGAGT ATTGGGGATATTCCTGAGGCTGAGACAAAGCCTCCTGATAATGTCCTATTTGTTTGTAAACTAAATCCAGTTACTGAG GATGAGGACTTGCATACAATCTTTTCACGCTTTGGAACTGTTATATC GGCTGATATAATTCGTGATTATAAGACTGGAGACAGCTTATGTTATGCATTTATAG AGTTTGAGACCAAAGAGGCATGCGAGCTAGCATATTTTAAG ATGGATAATGCTTTGATTGATGATAGAAGGATTCATGTGGATTTTAGTCAGAGTGTTGCAAAACTATGGTCTCAATACAGGCGAAAAGACAACCAACCGGGTAAAG CAGGAAGAGGTTGCTTCAAATGTGGTGCTCTTGATCATATGGCGAAGGATTGCACTGGTGATCCTGCTAACAAACATCAACCTTCAAAATACATCCTGAAGGACGATAATATGCAGCGTGGTGGAGATAATAATTCGAG ATATGAAATGGTATTTGATGGAGACACTCCAGAAAGTCCAAGACAGGGAAAGAGACATGGACACCGTGATCCAGATTACCAAATTGacagagaaaagaaagatgGAAAAGAGAGGTACAGGCAGAGTGACAGGGATAGAGGACACAGACAGGACACTCCAGATTACCAAATTgacagagaaaagaaagaaggaaaagagaggTACAGGCAGAGTGACAGAGATAGAGGACACAGACAGGACACTCGGTACCCTGAAAGTAAAGGAGGGAGTCGATATCCTGAGGAGCGACTTGATAAAGAAAAGTATATGGATAGAAGAAAAGACCGAGACGATCGAGATTACAGAAAGAGAAGTTCAGATAGTCAAAGAGATTATGATAGCCATAAAGACCATCGAGATTACAGAAAGAGAACTTCAGATAGTCATAGAGATCATGATGGCCATAAAGGCAACAGGGATGAACGAGAACATAGACGTCGAAGTGCAGAAAATGATGATGATCCTGAATATGATCGAGATCGGAGGAACAGAGATGACAAAAGGAGTCGAGCTCTAAGATGA
- the LOC133693706 gene encoding uncharacterized protein At4g15545-like isoform X1, with protein sequence MSQHTTGGTDFSLPDEILAVIPMDPYEQLDLARKITSMAIASRVSNLESEMGRMKQKMLEKDHIIFELQEKLGNLQRVCQESDSKLSLTLDENVKLSKERDSLAMTAKKLGRDLAKLETFKRQLMQSLSDDSSSQQAESVDIGTCDQSVPRVYPDKDEGMNGYVTHHSSSGCTDIRNNNSIDEASRHAGQRFSITPYITPRRTPTGTPNIISTSVSPKGYSAAGSPQRTSGATSPTKPQYDKQASLSSWYPSSQQSSAANSPPRGRAIPGRPPRMDGKEFFRQARSRLSYEQFSAFLANIKKLNGQEQTREETLRKAGEIFGTENKDLYLSFQGLLNRNIH encoded by the exons ATGTCACAGCATACAACAGGAGGGACTGATTTTAGCTTACCAGATGAGATCTTAGCAGTGATTCCAATGGACCCATATGAACAACTGGATCTGGCAAGGAAGATTACATCCATGGCAATTGCATCCCGCGTCTCCAATTTGGAATCTGAGATGGGTCGCATGAAGCAGAAGATGTTAGAGAAGGATCATATTATTTTTGAGCTTCAAGAGAAATTGGGTAACTTGCAACGTGTCTGCCAGGAATCTGATTCCAAATTGAGTCTAACTCTCGATGAAAAT GTGAAACTTTCAAAGGAAAGGGATTCACTGGCAATGACCGCAAAGAAACTTGGACGTGATTTGGCAAAG TTGGAGACATTTAAGAGGCAACTAATGCAGTCACTAAGTGATGATAGTTCATCG cagcaAGCTGAATCCGTGGATATTGGCACCTGTGATCAATCAGTTCCTAGAGTCTATCCCGACAAAG ATGAGGGGATGAATGGCTATGTAACCCACCATTCTTCCAGTGGCTGTACTGATATCAGAAACAACAATAGTATTGATGAGG CTTCTAGGCATGCTGGACAAAGATTTTCTATCACCCCATATATTACACCACGGCGGACTCCAACTGGAACTCCAAACATTATTTCTACAAGTGTATCTCCTAAAGGTTATTCTGCTGCTGGATCTCCTCAGAGAACCTCAGGGGCAACTTCTCCTACAAAGCCTCAATATGATAAACAAGCTTCCCTTTCTTCATGGTACCCGTCAAGCCAGCAATCATCAGCGGCAAACTCTCCTCCCCGTGGCCGTGCAATTCCAG GTCGCCCTCCACGCATGGATGGAAAGGAGTTCTTTCGTCAGGCCAG GAGTCGCCTATCATATGAACAGTTCAGTGCATTTCTGGCTAACATCAAGAAACTAAATGGTCAAGAACAAACTCGAGAG GAAACTTTAAGGAAAGCAGGAGAGATATTTGGGACAGAAAACAAAGATCTTTATCTTTCTTTCCAAGGATTGCTTAATCGCAACATACACTAG
- the LOC133693441 gene encoding zinc finger protein HD1 → MASIPHFYSDYQFSPDKFSEISSVMAQDHGYARTGSFSSTNMSSGAISSPGGGAMLGDHQDYSFPTFYDHENGCALDIFQGESEIMSPIPATKSLPERFGISDMVVPTLMDYKMGSSCGIAKIQSFGGGFQLSDVCEYGEDCCGILPKFTPVTCPAAEENWRLEYNRITAKENTNMVKVGRYTVEERKDRILRYLKKRNQRNFNKTIKYACRKTLADRRVRVRGRFAKNNEIFEEETEVKKNDDNIPLHHHEKDTYCTSDAVQIKNDDDDEEQWLQEALASLMFVPYIAAG, encoded by the exons ATGGCTTCCATTCCTCATTTCTATTCTGATTATCAATTTTCTCCAGATAAGTTTTCAGAGATTTCATCTGTAATGGCTCAAGATCATGGATATGCTAGAACTGGTTCATTTTCTAGCACAAACATGTCAAGCGGTGCAATTTCTAGTCCTGGTGGTGGTGCAATGTTAGGAGATCACCAAGATTATAGCTTTCCAACATTTTATGATCATGAAAATGGCTGTGCACTTGATATTTTTCAAGGGGAGTCTGAGATCATGTCGCCGATTCCGGCTACGAAATCATTGCCTGAAAGATTTGGGATTTCGGATATGGTTGTGCCCACATTGATGGATTATAAAATGGGGTCTAGTTGTGGCATCGCCAAAATTCAGAGTTTTGGTGGCGGATTTCAGTTATCGGATGTGTGTGAATATGGGGAGGATTGTTGTGGTATTTTGCCAAAATTTACGCCTGTGACGTGTCCTGCTGCTGAAGAAAATTGG AGGCTTGAATACAATCGAATAACAGCAAAAGAAAACACCAACATGGTCAAGGTTGGTCGTTACACGGTAGAAGAGAGGAAAGATAGAATTCTAAGGTATTTGAAGAAGAGAAACCAAAGGAACTTTAACAAGACCATCAAG TATGCTTGCCGAAAAACCCTAGCTGACCGGAGAGTTCGCGTTCGTGGGAGATTTGCTAAGAACAATGAAATATTTGAAGAGGAAACTGAGGTTAAGAAGAATGATGATAATATTCCTCTTCACCATCATGAAAAAGATACATATTGCACTAGTGATGCAGTTCAG ATCAAGAAtgacgatgatgatgaagaacaaTGGCTGCAAGAGGCTTTGGCAAGTCTTATGTTTGTACCGTATATTGCTGCTGGATAA
- the LOC133695370 gene encoding peptidyl-prolyl cis-trans isomerase CYP59-like isoform X3 encodes MSVLIVTSLGDIVVDLYADKCPLTCKNFLKLCKIKYYNGCLFHTVQKDFTAQTGDPTGTGAGGDSVYKFLYGDQARFFGDEIHLDLKHSKMGTVAMASAGENLNASQFYFTLRDDLDYLDGKHTVFGEIAEGLETLTRINEAYVDEKNRPFKNIRIKHAYILDDPFDDPSQLAELIPEASPEGKPKDEVDGDVRLEDDWVPMDEQLGTAELEEVLRAKEAHSSAVVLESIGDIPEAETKPPDNVLFVCKLNPVTEDEDLHTIFSRFGTVISADIIRDYKTGDSLCYAFIEFETKEACELAYFKMDNALIDDRRIHVDFSQSVAKLWSQYRRKDNQPAGRGCFKCGALDHMAKDCTGDPANKHQPSKYILKDDNMQRGGDNNSRYEMVFDGDTPESPRQGKRHGHRDPDYQIDREKKDGKERYRQSDRDRGHRQDTPDYQIDREKKEGKERYRQSDRDRGHRQDTRYPESKGGSRYPEERLDKEKYMDRRKDRDDRDYRKRSSDSQRDYDSHKDHRDYRKRTSDSHRDHDGHKGNRDEREHRRRSAENDDDPEYDRDRRNRDDKRSRALR; translated from the exons atgtCAGTGCTTATAGTTACAAGTTTAGGTGACATAGTGGTGGATTTATACGCTGACAAGTGCCCGTTAACCTGCAAAAACTTCTTGAAACTTTGCAA GATTAAGTATTATAATGGTTGCCTATTTCACACAGTCCAGAAGGATTTTACTGCACAGACTGGTGACCCTACTGGTACTGGAGCTGGTGGCGATTCGGTCTATAA ATTTCTATATGGCGATCAGGCTCGATTTTTTGGCGatgaaattcatcttgattTGAAACATTCAAAGATGGGAACTGTTGCAATGGCTAGTGCTGGAGAAAATTTGAATGCTTCTCAG TTCTATTTCACTCTGCGTGATGATCTGGACTATCTTGATGGGAAGCACACT GTATTTGGAGAGATAGCAGAAGGGCTTGAAACTTTAACGAGGATAAATGAAGCTTATGTGGATGAAAAGAATAgaccttttaaaaatatcag AATCAAACACGCATATATACTTGATGATCCTTTTGATGATCCTTCCCAACTGGCAGAATTGATCCCTGAAGCTTCTCCAGAAGGAAAACCAAAGGATGAG GTTGACGGTGACGTGCGGCTCGAAGATGATTGGGTGCCCATGGATGAACAATTAGGCACAGCAGAGCTAGAAGAGGTTCTTCGGGCAAAGGAAGCACATTCTAGTGCAGTTGTGCTTGAGAGT ATTGGGGATATTCCTGAGGCTGAGACAAAGCCTCCTGATAATGTCCTATTTGTTTGTAAACTAAATCCAGTTACTGAG GATGAGGACTTGCATACAATCTTTTCACGCTTTGGAACTGTTATATC GGCTGATATAATTCGTGATTATAAGACTGGAGACAGCTTATGTTATGCATTTATAG AGTTTGAGACCAAAGAGGCATGCGAGCTAGCATATTTTAAG ATGGATAATGCTTTGATTGATGATAGAAGGATTCATGTGGATTTTAGTCAGAGTGTTGCAAAACTATGGTCTCAATACAGGCGAAAAGACAACCAACCGG CAGGAAGAGGTTGCTTCAAATGTGGTGCTCTTGATCATATGGCGAAGGATTGCACTGGTGATCCTGCTAACAAACATCAACCTTCAAAATACATCCTGAAGGACGATAATATGCAGCGTGGTGGAGATAATAATTCGAG ATATGAAATGGTATTTGATGGAGACACTCCAGAAAGTCCAAGACAGGGAAAGAGACATGGACACCGTGATCCAGATTACCAAATTGacagagaaaagaaagatgGAAAAGAGAGGTACAGGCAGAGTGACAGGGATAGAGGACACAGACAGGACACTCCAGATTACCAAATTgacagagaaaagaaagaaggaaaagagaggTACAGGCAGAGTGACAGAGATAGAGGACACAGACAGGACACTCGGTACCCTGAAAGTAAAGGAGGGAGTCGATATCCTGAGGAGCGACTTGATAAAGAAAAGTATATGGATAGAAGAAAAGACCGAGACGATCGAGATTACAGAAAGAGAAGTTCAGATAGTCAAAGAGATTATGATAGCCATAAAGACCATCGAGATTACAGAAAGAGAACTTCAGATAGTCATAGAGATCATGATGGCCATAAAGGCAACAGGGATGAACGAGAACATAGACGTCGAAGTGCAGAAAATGATGATGATCCTGAATATGATCGAGATCGGAGGAACAGAGATGACAAAAGGAGTCGAGCTCTAAGATGA
- the LOC133695370 gene encoding peptidyl-prolyl cis-trans isomerase CYP59-like isoform X2, protein MSVLIVTSLGDIVVDLYADKCPLTCKNFLKLCKIKYYNGCLFHTVQKDFTAQTGDPTGTGAGGDSVYKFLYGDQARFFGDEIHLDLKHSKMGTVAMASAGENLNASQFYFTLRDDLDYLDGKHTVFGEIAEGLETLTRINEAYVDEKNRPFKNIRIKHAYILDDPFDDPSQLAELIPEASPEGKPKDEVDGDVRLEDDWVPMDEQLGTAELEEVLRAKEAHSSAVVLESIGDIPEAETKPPDNVLFVCKLNPVTEDEDLHTIFSRFGTVISADIIRDYKTGDSLCYAFIEFETKEACELAYFKMDNALIDDRRIHVDFSQSVAKLWSQYRRKDNQPGKGRGCFKCGALDHMAKDCTGDPANKHQPSKYILKDDNMQRGGDNNSRYEMVFDGDTPESPRQGKRHGHRDPDYQIDREKKDGKERYRQSDRDRGHRQDTPDYQIDREKKEGKERYRQSDRDRGHRQDTRYPESKGGSRYPEERLDKEKYMDRRKDRDDRDYRKRSSDSQRDYDSHKDHRDYRKRTSDSHRDHDGHKGNRDEREHRRRSAENDDDPEYDRDRRNRDDKRSRALR, encoded by the exons atgtCAGTGCTTATAGTTACAAGTTTAGGTGACATAGTGGTGGATTTATACGCTGACAAGTGCCCGTTAACCTGCAAAAACTTCTTGAAACTTTGCAA GATTAAGTATTATAATGGTTGCCTATTTCACACAGTCCAGAAGGATTTTACTGCACAGACTGGTGACCCTACTGGTACTGGAGCTGGTGGCGATTCGGTCTATAA ATTTCTATATGGCGATCAGGCTCGATTTTTTGGCGatgaaattcatcttgattTGAAACATTCAAAGATGGGAACTGTTGCAATGGCTAGTGCTGGAGAAAATTTGAATGCTTCTCAG TTCTATTTCACTCTGCGTGATGATCTGGACTATCTTGATGGGAAGCACACT GTATTTGGAGAGATAGCAGAAGGGCTTGAAACTTTAACGAGGATAAATGAAGCTTATGTGGATGAAAAGAATAgaccttttaaaaatatcag AATCAAACACGCATATATACTTGATGATCCTTTTGATGATCCTTCCCAACTGGCAGAATTGATCCCTGAAGCTTCTCCAGAAGGAAAACCAAAGGATGAG GTTGACGGTGACGTGCGGCTCGAAGATGATTGGGTGCCCATGGATGAACAATTAGGCACAGCAGAGCTAGAAGAGGTTCTTCGGGCAAAGGAAGCACATTCTAGTGCAGTTGTGCTTGAGAGT ATTGGGGATATTCCTGAGGCTGAGACAAAGCCTCCTGATAATGTCCTATTTGTTTGTAAACTAAATCCAGTTACTGAG GATGAGGACTTGCATACAATCTTTTCACGCTTTGGAACTGTTATATC GGCTGATATAATTCGTGATTATAAGACTGGAGACAGCTTATGTTATGCATTTATAG AGTTTGAGACCAAAGAGGCATGCGAGCTAGCATATTTTAAG ATGGATAATGCTTTGATTGATGATAGAAGGATTCATGTGGATTTTAGTCAGAGTGTTGCAAAACTATGGTCTCAATACAGGCGAAAAGACAACCAACCGGGTAAAG GAAGAGGTTGCTTCAAATGTGGTGCTCTTGATCATATGGCGAAGGATTGCACTGGTGATCCTGCTAACAAACATCAACCTTCAAAATACATCCTGAAGGACGATAATATGCAGCGTGGTGGAGATAATAATTCGAG ATATGAAATGGTATTTGATGGAGACACTCCAGAAAGTCCAAGACAGGGAAAGAGACATGGACACCGTGATCCAGATTACCAAATTGacagagaaaagaaagatgGAAAAGAGAGGTACAGGCAGAGTGACAGGGATAGAGGACACAGACAGGACACTCCAGATTACCAAATTgacagagaaaagaaagaaggaaaagagaggTACAGGCAGAGTGACAGAGATAGAGGACACAGACAGGACACTCGGTACCCTGAAAGTAAAGGAGGGAGTCGATATCCTGAGGAGCGACTTGATAAAGAAAAGTATATGGATAGAAGAAAAGACCGAGACGATCGAGATTACAGAAAGAGAAGTTCAGATAGTCAAAGAGATTATGATAGCCATAAAGACCATCGAGATTACAGAAAGAGAACTTCAGATAGTCATAGAGATCATGATGGCCATAAAGGCAACAGGGATGAACGAGAACATAGACGTCGAAGTGCAGAAAATGATGATGATCCTGAATATGATCGAGATCGGAGGAACAGAGATGACAAAAGGAGTCGAGCTCTAAGATGA
- the LOC133693706 gene encoding uncharacterized protein At4g15545-like isoform X2 — protein MSQHTTGGTDFSLPDEILAVIPMDPYEQLDLARKITSMAIASRVSNLESEMGRMKQKMLEKDHIIFELQEKLGNLQRVCQESDSKLSLTLDENVKLSKERDSLAMTAKKLGRDLAKLETFKRQLMQSLSDDSSSQAESVDIGTCDQSVPRVYPDKDEGMNGYVTHHSSSGCTDIRNNNSIDEASRHAGQRFSITPYITPRRTPTGTPNIISTSVSPKGYSAAGSPQRTSGATSPTKPQYDKQASLSSWYPSSQQSSAANSPPRGRAIPGRPPRMDGKEFFRQARSRLSYEQFSAFLANIKKLNGQEQTREETLRKAGEIFGTENKDLYLSFQGLLNRNIH, from the exons ATGTCACAGCATACAACAGGAGGGACTGATTTTAGCTTACCAGATGAGATCTTAGCAGTGATTCCAATGGACCCATATGAACAACTGGATCTGGCAAGGAAGATTACATCCATGGCAATTGCATCCCGCGTCTCCAATTTGGAATCTGAGATGGGTCGCATGAAGCAGAAGATGTTAGAGAAGGATCATATTATTTTTGAGCTTCAAGAGAAATTGGGTAACTTGCAACGTGTCTGCCAGGAATCTGATTCCAAATTGAGTCTAACTCTCGATGAAAAT GTGAAACTTTCAAAGGAAAGGGATTCACTGGCAATGACCGCAAAGAAACTTGGACGTGATTTGGCAAAG TTGGAGACATTTAAGAGGCAACTAATGCAGTCACTAAGTGATGATAGTTCATCG caAGCTGAATCCGTGGATATTGGCACCTGTGATCAATCAGTTCCTAGAGTCTATCCCGACAAAG ATGAGGGGATGAATGGCTATGTAACCCACCATTCTTCCAGTGGCTGTACTGATATCAGAAACAACAATAGTATTGATGAGG CTTCTAGGCATGCTGGACAAAGATTTTCTATCACCCCATATATTACACCACGGCGGACTCCAACTGGAACTCCAAACATTATTTCTACAAGTGTATCTCCTAAAGGTTATTCTGCTGCTGGATCTCCTCAGAGAACCTCAGGGGCAACTTCTCCTACAAAGCCTCAATATGATAAACAAGCTTCCCTTTCTTCATGGTACCCGTCAAGCCAGCAATCATCAGCGGCAAACTCTCCTCCCCGTGGCCGTGCAATTCCAG GTCGCCCTCCACGCATGGATGGAAAGGAGTTCTTTCGTCAGGCCAG GAGTCGCCTATCATATGAACAGTTCAGTGCATTTCTGGCTAACATCAAGAAACTAAATGGTCAAGAACAAACTCGAGAG GAAACTTTAAGGAAAGCAGGAGAGATATTTGGGACAGAAAACAAAGATCTTTATCTTTCTTTCCAAGGATTGCTTAATCGCAACATACACTAG
- the LOC133695370 gene encoding peptidyl-prolyl cis-trans isomerase CYP59-like isoform X4 has protein sequence MSVLIVTSLGDIVVDLYADKCPLTCKNFLKLCKIKYYNGCLFHTVQKDFTAQTGDPTGTGAGGDSVYKFLYGDQARFFGDEIHLDLKHSKMGTVAMASAGENLNASQFYFTLRDDLDYLDGKHTVFGEIAEGLETLTRINEAYVDEKNRPFKNIRIKHAYILDDPFDDPSQLAELIPEASPEGKPKDEVDGDVRLEDDWVPMDEQLGTAELEEVLRAKEAHSSAVVLESIGDIPEAETKPPDNVLFVCKLNPVTEDEDLHTIFSRFGTVISADIIRDYKTGDSLCYAFIEFETKEACELAYFKMDNALIDDRRIHVDFSQSVAKLWSQYRRKDNQPGRGCFKCGALDHMAKDCTGDPANKHQPSKYILKDDNMQRGGDNNSRYEMVFDGDTPESPRQGKRHGHRDPDYQIDREKKDGKERYRQSDRDRGHRQDTPDYQIDREKKEGKERYRQSDRDRGHRQDTRYPESKGGSRYPEERLDKEKYMDRRKDRDDRDYRKRSSDSQRDYDSHKDHRDYRKRTSDSHRDHDGHKGNRDEREHRRRSAENDDDPEYDRDRRNRDDKRSRALR, from the exons atgtCAGTGCTTATAGTTACAAGTTTAGGTGACATAGTGGTGGATTTATACGCTGACAAGTGCCCGTTAACCTGCAAAAACTTCTTGAAACTTTGCAA GATTAAGTATTATAATGGTTGCCTATTTCACACAGTCCAGAAGGATTTTACTGCACAGACTGGTGACCCTACTGGTACTGGAGCTGGTGGCGATTCGGTCTATAA ATTTCTATATGGCGATCAGGCTCGATTTTTTGGCGatgaaattcatcttgattTGAAACATTCAAAGATGGGAACTGTTGCAATGGCTAGTGCTGGAGAAAATTTGAATGCTTCTCAG TTCTATTTCACTCTGCGTGATGATCTGGACTATCTTGATGGGAAGCACACT GTATTTGGAGAGATAGCAGAAGGGCTTGAAACTTTAACGAGGATAAATGAAGCTTATGTGGATGAAAAGAATAgaccttttaaaaatatcag AATCAAACACGCATATATACTTGATGATCCTTTTGATGATCCTTCCCAACTGGCAGAATTGATCCCTGAAGCTTCTCCAGAAGGAAAACCAAAGGATGAG GTTGACGGTGACGTGCGGCTCGAAGATGATTGGGTGCCCATGGATGAACAATTAGGCACAGCAGAGCTAGAAGAGGTTCTTCGGGCAAAGGAAGCACATTCTAGTGCAGTTGTGCTTGAGAGT ATTGGGGATATTCCTGAGGCTGAGACAAAGCCTCCTGATAATGTCCTATTTGTTTGTAAACTAAATCCAGTTACTGAG GATGAGGACTTGCATACAATCTTTTCACGCTTTGGAACTGTTATATC GGCTGATATAATTCGTGATTATAAGACTGGAGACAGCTTATGTTATGCATTTATAG AGTTTGAGACCAAAGAGGCATGCGAGCTAGCATATTTTAAG ATGGATAATGCTTTGATTGATGATAGAAGGATTCATGTGGATTTTAGTCAGAGTGTTGCAAAACTATGGTCTCAATACAGGCGAAAAGACAACCAACCGG GAAGAGGTTGCTTCAAATGTGGTGCTCTTGATCATATGGCGAAGGATTGCACTGGTGATCCTGCTAACAAACATCAACCTTCAAAATACATCCTGAAGGACGATAATATGCAGCGTGGTGGAGATAATAATTCGAG ATATGAAATGGTATTTGATGGAGACACTCCAGAAAGTCCAAGACAGGGAAAGAGACATGGACACCGTGATCCAGATTACCAAATTGacagagaaaagaaagatgGAAAAGAGAGGTACAGGCAGAGTGACAGGGATAGAGGACACAGACAGGACACTCCAGATTACCAAATTgacagagaaaagaaagaaggaaaagagaggTACAGGCAGAGTGACAGAGATAGAGGACACAGACAGGACACTCGGTACCCTGAAAGTAAAGGAGGGAGTCGATATCCTGAGGAGCGACTTGATAAAGAAAAGTATATGGATAGAAGAAAAGACCGAGACGATCGAGATTACAGAAAGAGAAGTTCAGATAGTCAAAGAGATTATGATAGCCATAAAGACCATCGAGATTACAGAAAGAGAACTTCAGATAGTCATAGAGATCATGATGGCCATAAAGGCAACAGGGATGAACGAGAACATAGACGTCGAAGTGCAGAAAATGATGATGATCCTGAATATGATCGAGATCGGAGGAACAGAGATGACAAAAGGAGTCGAGCTCTAAGATGA